A single window of uncultured Tolumonas sp. DNA harbors:
- the glgC gene encoding glucose-1-phosphate adenylyltransferase translates to MVSVDPQGMTQAREAINQTLALVLAGGRGSRLKQLTDNRAKPAVHFGGKFRIIDFALSNCINSGITRVGVVTQYKSHSLLRHIQAGWSFLRYQMNEFIDLLPAQQRLDEVNWYRGTADAVYQNVDIIRDYTPKYVLVLAGDHVYKMDYASMLLDHVRLGGKVTVACIEVPKHEATAFGVMDIDENRQITEFVEKPANPPTIPGNPEVSLASMGVYVFDADYLYQLLEEDQQDEGSRRDFGMDIIPKVVKQGIAYAHPFSMSCVGCKDHEDKESQCYWRDVGTVDSFWEANMDLASVVPELDLYDESWPIWTNQRQLPPAKFVQDFNGQSGSTLNSVLSGGCIVSGSIIHNSVLFSGVRVHSGCTLDGAVIFPDVVIGRGSRLRKVIIDKHCNIPPGTIIGENPAEDARRFHRSENGVVLVTRSMFDKLKE, encoded by the coding sequence ATGGTTTCAGTAGATCCGCAGGGCATGACTCAGGCCAGAGAAGCAATCAACCAAACTCTGGCATTGGTTCTGGCGGGAGGACGAGGCAGTCGGTTGAAGCAACTGACTGATAATAGAGCAAAACCAGCGGTACATTTCGGTGGTAAATTCCGAATTATTGATTTCGCACTCTCTAACTGTATTAACTCAGGTATCACCCGCGTAGGCGTGGTTACACAATATAAATCCCACAGTCTTCTTCGTCATATTCAGGCTGGTTGGTCTTTCCTGCGTTATCAAATGAATGAATTTATCGATTTGCTTCCAGCACAACAGCGTTTGGATGAAGTGAATTGGTATCGTGGTACTGCTGATGCAGTCTATCAAAACGTGGATATTATCCGCGATTACACTCCTAAGTATGTGTTAGTGCTTGCTGGCGACCATGTTTATAAAATGGATTACGCGAGCATGTTGCTGGATCACGTGCGATTGGGCGGTAAAGTGACTGTGGCATGTATCGAAGTGCCTAAACACGAAGCTACTGCTTTTGGCGTCATGGATATTGACGAAAATCGTCAGATCACCGAGTTTGTTGAGAAACCAGCTAATCCGCCAACAATACCAGGTAATCCAGAAGTCTCTCTGGCGTCTATGGGCGTGTATGTCTTTGATGCCGACTACCTGTACCAATTATTGGAAGAAGATCAGCAAGACGAAGGTTCTCGCCGTGACTTCGGTATGGATATTATTCCTAAAGTGGTTAAACAAGGCATCGCTTATGCCCATCCTTTCAGCATGTCTTGTGTTGGTTGCAAAGATCATGAAGATAAGGAAAGTCAGTGCTACTGGCGTGATGTTGGTACAGTAGATTCTTTCTGGGAAGCCAATATGGATCTGGCTTCTGTTGTACCAGAACTGGATTTGTATGATGAAAGTTGGCCGATTTGGACTAACCAACGTCAGCTACCGCCGGCAAAATTTGTGCAGGATTTTAATGGCCAATCAGGTAGTACTTTAAACTCCGTGCTTTCCGGTGGTTGTATTGTCAGCGGATCTATTATTCACAACTCAGTATTGTTCTCAGGTGTACGGGTGCACTCAGGTTGTACATTAGATGGTGCGGTCATATTCCCCGATGTGGTAATAGGCCGAGGCAGTCGTTTACGCAAAGTAATTATTGATAAACATTGCAATATTCCACCAGGAACTATTATTGGTGAAAACCCAGCGGAAGACGCAAGACGTTTCCACCGTAGTGAAAATGGCGTAGTGCTAGTAACGAGATCAATGTTCGATAAGTTAAAAGAGTAA
- a CDS encoding porin — protein sequence MKKTLLAVVTSSLFAASANAAVVYDKDGQQLEVTGRIEYDAGQMGFKDSTPTEVNNFGGDGSARLGVNGKWATGYNDVALIGKADWQLNAEHDSAFSSSDANTDTINSRNVYAGADFGNGIQATVGQQDSAYIELKDVTDTFNYFDGINEDQFSSSGRWADSYKVTYAADGWDLRTSIGFSDANKDPDATATYYKNEYSAAAGYTFTIDDVQSLKAVLAYQAATQHTATDDNLTDAQYALGLGYTYDAFYLASTYGQRKHDAADYKDDIWTATASYKVLPEVTVYTNYEIVDPHNAAGKVVETSASGADGDFYVFGTEYAFTPKAKAYAEYKLNQTTGYDDQYVVGLQYNF from the coding sequence ATGAAAAAGACTCTCCTGGCAGTAGTAACCTCCTCTCTGTTTGCTGCATCTGCTAACGCAGCTGTGGTATATGATAAAGATGGTCAGCAATTAGAAGTAACTGGTCGCATTGAGTATGATGCTGGTCAGATGGGTTTTAAAGATAGCACTCCTACAGAGGTTAATAACTTCGGTGGTGACGGCTCTGCTCGTTTGGGTGTAAACGGTAAATGGGCTACCGGTTATAATGATGTTGCTCTGATCGGTAAAGCAGACTGGCAGTTGAACGCTGAACATGACTCAGCCTTCAGCTCAAGCGATGCAAATACAGACACTATCAACTCTCGTAACGTATATGCTGGTGCTGATTTTGGTAACGGTATTCAGGCTACCGTTGGTCAACAAGACAGCGCTTATATCGAATTAAAAGATGTAACCGATACTTTCAACTACTTTGATGGTATTAATGAAGACCAATTTAGTTCTTCTGGTCGTTGGGCTGATTCTTATAAAGTAACTTATGCTGCTGATGGTTGGGATCTGCGTACTAGCATTGGTTTCTCTGATGCAAACAAAGATCCTGATGCTACTGCTACTTATTACAAAAATGAGTACTCAGCAGCAGCTGGTTATACCTTCACAATTGATGACGTGCAGAGCCTGAAAGCGGTGTTGGCTTATCAAGCAGCGACTCAGCACACAGCAACTGATGATAATTTAACCGATGCTCAGTATGCGCTAGGTCTAGGTTATACTTACGATGCATTCTACTTGGCTTCAACTTATGGTCAGCGTAAACATGATGCTGCTGATTATAAAGATGACATCTGGACTGCCACTGCTTCTTATAAAGTTCTGCCTGAAGTTACTGTATATACTAACTACGAAATCGTTGACCCACACAATGCTGCGGGTAAAGTAGTTGAGACTTCAGCAAGCGGTGCTGATGGCGACTTCTATGTATTCGGTACTGAATACGCCTTCACTCCAAAAGCGAAAGCTTACGCAGAATATAAACTGAACCAAACAACTGGTTACGATGATCAATATGTTGTTGGTCTGCAATACAACTTCTAA
- a CDS encoding DUF2057 domain-containing protein codes for MLTLFICTSVLAETTVTIPRPYATYLVDGKSYKANDVDVKLSAGEHQLVICFEGNYSTHRSIELVSGEPLVINFKTDGQEHLTFDLPLLRDAPQARAFLKTQKLQLIDHNSKAVKTADIFELPKKEGLQIGRDYQEELLALGKAFQQPVINDDGSVSVNGKSGPVNLKDAVSGDKNLQSLEMLKYWYNRADPQARKAFQHWIITQQ; via the coding sequence GTGCTGACATTATTTATCTGTACGTCCGTTTTAGCCGAGACAACTGTGACTATACCCCGCCCTTACGCCACTTATCTGGTGGATGGTAAATCTTACAAAGCCAATGACGTCGACGTTAAACTGTCAGCTGGTGAACATCAGTTAGTGATTTGTTTTGAAGGAAATTACAGCACACACCGTTCTATTGAACTTGTAAGTGGGGAACCGCTGGTTATTAACTTTAAGACTGATGGTCAGGAGCATCTCACGTTTGACCTTCCACTGTTAAGAGATGCACCGCAAGCGAGAGCTTTTCTTAAAACACAGAAATTGCAGTTGATTGATCACAATAGTAAAGCGGTTAAGACGGCTGATATCTTTGAATTACCTAAAAAAGAGGGTTTGCAAATTGGTCGGGACTATCAGGAAGAGCTACTGGCTTTAGGTAAAGCTTTTCAGCAACCCGTAATCAATGATGATGGTTCAGTCTCCGTTAATGGAAAAAGCGGGCCGGTTAATTTAAAAGATGCTGTTTCAGGGGATAAAAATCTTCAATCACTTGAAATGTTAAAATATTGGTATAACCGCGCTGATCCACAGGCACGTAAAGCATTCCAACATTGGATCATTACCCAGCAATAA
- the apt gene encoding adenine phosphoribosyltransferase has translation MNRNTLDFIQSCIATIPDYPKPGILFRDVTSLVEHPQGFHQTIELLKEHYQTMSFDKVVGTEARGFIFGAPLAYALQLGFIPVRKPGKLPRSVLEQNYQLEYGEDCLQMHCDAIKPGEKVLVVDDLLATGGTVEATIKMIRQAGGIVEHAAFVISLPDLGGEERLTAMGVNVLKLVDFPGH, from the coding sequence ATGAACCGTAACACGCTAGATTTCATTCAATCCTGTATTGCTACCATTCCTGATTATCCGAAGCCAGGGATCTTGTTCCGTGATGTCACCAGTCTGGTCGAGCATCCTCAGGGATTTCATCAGACCATCGAACTACTGAAAGAACACTATCAAACCATGTCGTTTGATAAAGTAGTTGGCACTGAAGCCCGCGGTTTTATTTTTGGTGCGCCGTTAGCTTATGCGTTACAGCTAGGTTTTATTCCAGTGCGTAAGCCGGGCAAATTACCTCGTTCTGTGCTGGAGCAAAATTATCAGTTGGAATATGGTGAAGATTGTCTGCAGATGCACTGTGATGCAATCAAACCCGGCGAGAAAGTACTAGTCGTGGATGATTTGCTGGCAACCGGTGGTACAGTTGAAGCAACCATCAAGATGATCCGTCAGGCGGGTGGTATTGTTGAACATGCAGCATTTGTTATTTCATTGCCAGATTTAGGTGGTGAGGAACGGTTAACTG